Proteins co-encoded in one Deltaproteobacteria bacterium genomic window:
- a CDS encoding DUF4143 domain-containing protein — protein sequence MSPEQRLYYWRSKTGTEIDLIWSRGQELIPIEVRYRQRAGLKPLLPFIRRYKNQIEYSITSTKNLLDFREINGIKVLFIPALFLA from the coding sequence CTGAGCCCTGAACAAAGGCTGTATTACTGGAGGAGTAAAACAGGAACAGAAATAGATCTCATTTGGTCCAGAGGCCAGGAACTCATCCCCATAGAGGTTAGGTATAGACAAAGGGCTGGCTTAAAGCCCCTGTTACCTTTCATAAGAAGGTATAAAAATCAAATTGAATATTCTATCACCTCCACTAAGAACCTATTGGACTTCAGGGAAATCAATGGCATCAAAGTTTTATTTATACCCGCGCTGTTTTTGGCTTAA